The following proteins are co-located in the Pirellulales bacterium genome:
- a CDS encoding ABC transporter permease codes for MSSPTHQPPKSPGFWRETWSRFRRRRLSMLALGFVALLVLVAAAAPLIVGTKPIVCRYKGELYFPFFGYYVDSWENPVFRKDRVYPVYASNLPRRDKESWAVWPLVYQDPYRRVRKGDWPDHPGNPFGADGAPSRLNWFGTTREGYDVFAQMIHGTQIAVSVGFVSMGIAAAVGITLGALGGYLGGWVDMLVSRLTEVVMCIPTLVLILVLVAFLDNVTNWHLMAVIGSVSWTGIARLTRAEFLKLKQMEFVSAARALGASPLRIMFLHLLRNALAPVLVPISFGIASAILLESSLSFLGFGASPPNPSWGTLLQSGRADIEKMWWLIVYPGVAIFLTVLAYNLIGEGLQEATDPRLRQDSH; via the coding sequence ATGAGCAGCCCGACGCATCAGCCGCCGAAGTCGCCCGGTTTTTGGCGCGAGACGTGGTCCCGGTTTCGCCGCCGGCGGCTGAGCATGCTCGCGTTGGGATTCGTCGCCCTGTTGGTGCTGGTTGCGGCCGCGGCCCCGCTGATCGTCGGGACCAAGCCGATCGTCTGTCGGTACAAGGGCGAGCTCTACTTCCCGTTTTTCGGCTACTACGTCGATTCGTGGGAGAACCCCGTCTTTCGCAAGGACCGCGTCTATCCCGTCTATGCCAGCAATTTGCCGCGGCGCGACAAGGAGAGCTGGGCCGTGTGGCCGCTGGTGTATCAGGACCCCTACCGACGGGTCCGCAAGGGAGATTGGCCCGATCACCCGGGCAACCCCTTTGGCGCCGACGGGGCGCCCAGCCGGCTCAACTGGTTCGGCACGACCCGCGAGGGGTACGATGTGTTCGCCCAGATGATCCACGGCACGCAGATCGCCGTGAGCGTCGGGTTCGTCTCGATGGGCATCGCCGCGGCGGTCGGCATCACGCTCGGGGCGCTGGGAGGTTATCTGGGCGGGTGGGTCGACATGCTCGTCAGCCGGCTCACCGAGGTGGTCATGTGCATCCCGACCTTGGTGCTCATCCTAGTGCTGGTGGCGTTTCTCGACAACGTGACGAACTGGCACCTGATGGCGGTCATCGGCTCGGTGAGCTGGACCGGCATCGCCCGACTCACCCGGGCCGAATTTCTCAAACTCAAACAAATGGAGTTCGTCTCGGCCGCGCGGGCGCTGGGCGCCTCGCCGCTGCGGATCATGTTCCTGCACCTGTTGCGCAACGCGCTGGCCCCGGTGCTCGTGCCGATCAGCTTCGGCATCGCCTCGGCGATCCTGCTCGAGTCGAGTCTGAGCTTCCTGGGGTTCGGCGCCTCGCCCCCGAACCCCAGTTGGGGAACGCTGCTGCAGTCGGGCCGCGCCGACATCGAAAAAATGTGGTGGTTGATCGTCTACCCCGGCGTCGCGATCTTCCTGACCGTGCTGGCCTACAACCTCATCGGCGAAGGCCTCCAAGAAGCCACCGACCCCCGCTTGCGGCAAGACAGCCACTGA
- a CDS encoding ABC transporter ATP-binding protein, giving the protein MMPAVLDVADLRTHFHTDEGIVRAVDGVTFRIDPGRTLGIVGESGSGKSVTSLSIMQLLSSSAKVEPGSKIALLGRELVGLPEPAMRGIRGKDVSMIFQEPMTSLNPVFTVGSQVAEAIILHQKTTKSEARVKTIQLFREVGIPDPEERVDAYPHQMSGGQKQRVMIAMALSCNPKLLIADEPTTALDVTIQAQILDILRNLRDQRGMAILFITHDLGVIAEIADDVLVMFRGEEVEYGPVLEIFENPKHPYTKGLLACRPRLDTPYKLLPTVSDFMDVATVDGKPVVTEKQLTAERLEQLRTQGRGRLLHPLSELTAMGHPWEDAGHPPDATAVAEGTTPILEVENLEVHFPVRRGVFSRVVRHIKAVDGVSFRVYPGQTLGLVGESGCGKTTTGRAILRLIDPTGGAVRYHGVDLAKLSRSEMRTMRSRLQIIFQDPYGSLNPRMTVEAAVTEPMVILGLGAGRADRRAKAAALLDEVGLSPDYLRRYPHEFSGGQRQRICIARALAVEPEFIVCDESVSALDVSVQAQVLNLLKKLQETRKLTYIFISHDLSVVKFMADMMAVMNEGKIVEFGPSESIYAAPREEYTRKLISATPNDDLEHIRKLAKAREAMRQVQAT; this is encoded by the coding sequence ATAATGCCTGCCGTACTTGACGTCGCCGATCTGCGGACCCACTTTCACACCGACGAGGGGATCGTCCGCGCGGTCGACGGGGTGACGTTTCGCATCGACCCCGGGCGCACTCTGGGGATCGTCGGCGAGAGCGGCTCGGGCAAGAGCGTCACCTCGCTGTCGATCATGCAACTGCTCTCCTCCTCGGCGAAAGTCGAGCCCGGCAGCAAGATCGCCCTGCTGGGTCGCGAGCTTGTCGGCCTCCCCGAACCCGCCATGCGCGGCATCCGGGGCAAGGACGTCAGCATGATCTTTCAGGAGCCGATGACCTCGCTCAACCCGGTGTTCACCGTGGGAAGCCAAGTCGCCGAGGCGATCATCCTGCATCAAAAGACGACCAAGTCCGAGGCCCGGGTCAAGACGATCCAGCTCTTCCGCGAGGTGGGCATCCCCGACCCCGAAGAACGCGTCGACGCCTATCCCCATCAGATGTCGGGAGGGCAGAAGCAGCGCGTGATGATCGCGATGGCCCTCTCCTGCAATCCCAAGCTGCTGATCGCCGACGAGCCGACCACGGCCCTCGACGTGACGATCCAGGCGCAGATTCTCGACATCCTCCGCAACCTGCGCGACCAGCGCGGCATGGCGATCTTGTTCATCACGCACGACCTGGGGGTCATCGCCGAGATCGCCGACGACGTGTTGGTGATGTTCCGCGGCGAGGAGGTCGAGTACGGCCCCGTGCTCGAAATCTTCGAGAACCCCAAGCACCCCTACACCAAGGGCCTGCTCGCCTGCCGGCCGCGGCTCGACACCCCCTACAAGCTGCTGCCGACCGTGTCCGACTTTATGGACGTGGCGACTGTCGACGGCAAGCCGGTCGTCACCGAGAAGCAACTCACGGCGGAGCGGCTCGAACAACTCCGCACGCAAGGTCGCGGTCGGTTGCTTCATCCGCTGAGCGAACTGACGGCCATGGGGCATCCCTGGGAGGACGCAGGGCATCCCCCCGACGCGACCGCCGTGGCCGAGGGGACGACGCCGATCCTGGAAGTCGAGAACCTGGAGGTCCACTTCCCTGTGCGCCGCGGGGTGTTCTCGCGCGTCGTCCGGCACATTAAGGCGGTCGACGGGGTCAGCTTTCGCGTCTATCCCGGGCAGACCCTCGGGCTCGTCGGCGAAAGCGGCTGCGGCAAGACGACCACTGGTCGGGCGATTCTGCGACTCATCGACCCGACTGGCGGAGCCGTGCGCTACCACGGCGTCGACCTCGCCAAGCTCTCCCGCAGCGAGATGCGCACGATGCGCAGCAGGTTGCAGATCATCTTCCAGGACCCGTACGGGTCGCTCAACCCGCGGATGACGGTCGAGGCGGCGGTCACCGAGCCGATGGTCATCCTCGGACTGGGCGCCGGCCGGGCCGACCGACGAGCCAAGGCGGCCGCCCTGCTTGATGAGGTCGGGCTGAGCCCCGACTACCTGCGCCGCTATCCGCACGAGTTTTCCGGCGGCCAGCGGCAACGAATCTGCATCGCCCGGGCCCTGGCCGTCGAGCCGGAGTTCATCGTCTGCGACGAATCGGTCTCGGCCCTCGACGTGTCGGTGCAGGCCCAGGTGCTCAACCTGCTGAAGAAGCTGCAGGAGACCCGCAAGCTGACCTACATCTTCATCAGCCACGATCTGAGCGTCGTGAAGTTCATGGCCGACATGATGGCCGTGATGAACGAAGGCAAGATCGTCGAGTTCGGCCCGAGCGAATCGATCTACGCGGCCCCCCGCGAGGAGTACACTCGCAAGCTGATCAGCGCGACCCCGAACGACGACCTGGAGCACATCCGCAAGCTGGCGAAGGCGCGCGAAGCGATGCGACAAGTGCAAGCGACGTGA
- a CDS encoding lamin tail domain-containing protein produces the protein MRVSRPLYRACAILTVVAVVTTASAQAVVINEIVKEQRTAGSGAFNPDDREFVELYNPGPTAVDIGDWSLVVASLEGGAPLVSDVIPTGTMLAPGGYFVIGAAGVPNVNYTPPGTTGIELYPDVAANAIELRDNNGDMVDAVAYEVFRLGATGLTGATADQLAQIGSGFQGQLISMNALTPNVPQGWSRYRDGHDSNSNGRDFGILPLTPGASNNLPLVPVHNIPDVDAMSVGTELSTQYHASFVLPRVVDPTATNAFHFSAIPASPQGGNAIIAWDETGGGNSIYSKELVSKFDLWAYFDTAPIGITGITNAAEFETTVYGIGTTDAFFVTPDPTNLVLAPTTVTGNSSTGIGWLYQRYEEPTGVNNFQKLMLVDFGDGGNSKPAAGEWNIIEEIDVSGLASGWFRLSIDYDAATGNVSARFGDNPYAFTTDADLAATFYVGYREGLTGVPGANNAAAGPPIFDLVPAAPPLDADFDDSTLVDGSDFLIWQRNNGTTSGATNSQGDADLDGDVDADDLAAWTSNYGQPQATAVVAAVPEPATAGLALLAGALVVAAARRRGA, from the coding sequence ATGAGAGTCAGCCGTCCTTTGTATCGCGCGTGCGCGATCCTGACCGTGGTCGCCGTCGTGACCACCGCCTCCGCGCAGGCGGTAGTCATCAACGAAATTGTCAAAGAGCAACGGACCGCGGGGTCCGGGGCGTTCAATCCCGACGACCGTGAATTCGTGGAGTTGTACAACCCCGGACCGACTGCGGTGGACATCGGCGACTGGTCGCTTGTCGTCGCCAGCCTGGAAGGGGGCGCGCCGCTGGTTTCCGACGTGATTCCCACAGGCACGATGCTGGCCCCGGGAGGTTACTTTGTGATCGGCGCCGCCGGTGTGCCCAACGTCAATTACACGCCCCCCGGCACGACCGGCATCGAGCTGTATCCCGATGTCGCTGCCAATGCAATCGAGCTGCGCGACAACAACGGGGACATGGTCGACGCCGTGGCCTACGAGGTGTTCCGCCTCGGCGCCACGGGCTTGACGGGCGCCACCGCCGACCAACTGGCGCAGATCGGAAGCGGGTTTCAGGGCCAGTTGATTTCAATGAACGCGCTCACTCCGAACGTGCCGCAAGGCTGGAGCCGATACCGCGACGGACATGATTCGAACAGCAACGGTCGCGACTTCGGCATTCTGCCGCTCACTCCGGGAGCCAGCAACAACCTGCCGTTGGTTCCAGTCCATAACATTCCCGACGTCGACGCAATGAGCGTGGGGACGGAACTCTCGACTCAATACCACGCTTCGTTCGTGCTGCCGCGGGTCGTCGACCCGACCGCCACGAACGCGTTTCACTTCAGCGCGATTCCCGCTTCGCCGCAAGGAGGGAACGCGATCATCGCATGGGACGAAACGGGGGGCGGCAATTCGATTTACTCGAAGGAACTCGTCTCGAAATTCGACTTGTGGGCCTATTTTGATACGGCCCCGATCGGCATCACCGGCATCACCAACGCGGCCGAGTTTGAAACGACCGTCTATGGCATCGGCACGACCGACGCGTTTTTCGTCACCCCCGACCCGACTAATCTAGTTCTGGCTCCGACGACCGTGACGGGAAATTCCAGCACGGGGATCGGCTGGCTCTATCAGCGGTACGAAGAGCCGACGGGAGTGAACAACTTTCAGAAGCTCATGCTGGTCGACTTCGGCGACGGCGGGAACAGCAAACCCGCGGCGGGCGAATGGAACATTATCGAAGAGATTGACGTCTCCGGACTCGCCTCCGGGTGGTTCCGATTGAGCATCGACTACGACGCCGCGACCGGCAACGTATCGGCGCGCTTCGGCGACAACCCTTACGCATTCACGACCGACGCCGATCTGGCGGCGACGTTCTACGTGGGCTACCGTGAAGGGCTGACCGGCGTCCCGGGGGCCAACAACGCCGCCGCAGGCCCGCCGATCTTCGACCTCGTCCCCGCCGCACCTCCTCTCGACGCCGACTTCGACGACAGCACCCTCGTCGACGGCTCCGATTTCCTGATCTGGCAGCGCAACAACGGCACGACCAGCGGCGCCACGAACTCGCAAGGGGACGCCGACCTCGACGGGGACGTCGACGCCGACGACCTGGCCGCGTGGACGAGCAACTACGGTCAGCCTCAGGCAACTGCCGTCGTTGCGGCGGTACCCGAACCGGCGACCGCGGGCTTGGCCCTGTTGGCCGGGGCGCTGGTCGTCGCGGCCGCGCGGCGTCGCGGGGCATAA
- a CDS encoding RNA polymerase sigma factor produces the protein MTTSRPKDELSTIATLAEQSDEQLLLSYRESEDSAVFTELVARYERELYNYLRRYLGDAAQAEDVFQATFLQVHVKRGSFEAGRRFRPWLYTIATNQAIDSQRRTKRHRRMSLEQAMQPGDQGATLRDFVEGGEFDPAHVAEHGEQAEWVRGAVDALPEPLRRAVNLVYFRGMKYGDAAKVMSVPVGTVKSRMHAALQRLGQAWQDAQPAARL, from the coding sequence ATGACGACTAGCCGACCCAAGGACGAACTGTCGACCATCGCCACTCTCGCCGAGCAATCGGACGAGCAGCTGTTGTTGTCGTACCGCGAAAGCGAAGATTCCGCGGTCTTCACCGAGCTGGTCGCCCGGTACGAGCGCGAGCTCTACAATTACTTGCGTCGCTACCTCGGCGACGCGGCCCAGGCGGAAGACGTCTTCCAAGCGACCTTTCTCCAGGTGCACGTCAAGCGAGGCTCGTTCGAAGCGGGACGCCGGTTCCGGCCCTGGCTGTACACGATCGCCACGAACCAAGCGATCGACTCCCAGCGGCGGACGAAGCGTCACCGGCGGATGAGCCTCGAACAGGCCATGCAGCCCGGCGACCAGGGGGCCACCCTCCGCGACTTCGTCGAGGGGGGCGAGTTCGACCCGGCCCACGTCGCCGAGCACGGCGAACAGGCCGAGTGGGTCCGGGGGGCCGTCGACGCCCTGCCCGAGCCCCTGCGGCGGGCGGTCAACCTCGTCTATTTCCGCGGGATGAAATATGGCGACGCGGCCAAGGTCATGTCGGTGCCCGTCGGCACGGTCAAGAGCCGGATGCATGCCGCGCTCCAGCGGCTGGGGCAAGCCTGGCAAGACGCCCAGCCGGCGGCCCGCCTCTAA
- the dprA gene encoding DNA-processing protein DprA, with translation MTTSPATLDEAARAEVLLALTPDVGPLLRARLLERFGAAAEVFAASEAALQEVPGIGPKISRRILGARHEVQLEAQLALAAEHGLGILLPSMPAYPRGLHEIPDPPGVLFTRGALEPTDGLAVAIVGTRRSSRYGTEQTRRLAAGLARAGLAIVSGMARGVDTAAHEGALGADGRTIAVLASGVLNPFPPENVKLCERIAAAGCVLSEAAPTMPPLAGMFPQRNRIISGLALGVIVVEASDRSGALITARHAMEQGREVFAVPGPIDSPLSAGPNRLIRDGAKLVACVDDVLEELGPLAEPTPKGATGETIRSVAELKLSEQEQQVLQAIDPTGSSLDEVAQKCGLPIHRVLATASVLEARRLVRKVGGNRVVRF, from the coding sequence ATGACGACGAGCCCCGCGACTCTCGACGAGGCGGCCCGCGCCGAGGTGTTGCTCGCGCTCACGCCCGACGTGGGGCCCCTGCTCCGCGCTCGTCTGTTGGAGCGGTTCGGCGCCGCGGCCGAGGTGTTCGCCGCCAGCGAAGCCGCGCTGCAGGAGGTGCCGGGGATCGGCCCGAAGATCTCGCGCCGCATCCTCGGCGCTCGGCACGAGGTGCAACTTGAGGCGCAGCTCGCGCTCGCCGCGGAGCATGGTCTGGGAATCCTGCTGCCGTCGATGCCGGCGTACCCGCGCGGGCTCCACGAGATCCCCGACCCTCCGGGGGTGCTCTTCACGCGCGGCGCCTTGGAACCGACCGACGGGCTCGCCGTGGCGATCGTGGGGACCCGCCGGTCGTCACGCTACGGCACGGAGCAGACGCGCCGCTTGGCCGCGGGACTGGCCCGCGCGGGGTTGGCGATTGTGAGCGGGATGGCCCGGGGGGTCGATACGGCGGCCCATGAAGGCGCCCTGGGGGCCGACGGGCGAACGATCGCCGTGCTGGCCAGCGGCGTGCTGAATCCCTTCCCCCCCGAGAACGTCAAATTGTGCGAACGGATCGCCGCCGCGGGGTGCGTCCTCAGCGAGGCGGCCCCGACGATGCCCCCGCTCGCCGGGATGTTCCCCCAGCGAAATCGGATCATCAGCGGGCTGGCCCTGGGGGTGATCGTCGTCGAGGCGAGCGATCGCTCGGGGGCCCTGATCACCGCTCGGCACGCCATGGAGCAAGGGCGCGAGGTCTTCGCCGTGCCGGGGCCGATCGACAGTCCCCTGTCGGCCGGCCCGAACCGGCTCATCCGCGACGGGGCCAAACTGGTCGCTTGCGTCGACGACGTGCTCGAGGAGTTGGGCCCGCTGGCCGAACCGACCCCCAAGGGCGCCACGGGGGAGACGATCCGCTCGGTCGCCGAACTGAAACTCAGCGAGCAGGAGCAGCAGGTCCTGCAGGCGATCGACCCGACCGGCTCGTCCCTGGACGAAGTCGCCCAGAAATGCGGCCTGCCGATCCACCGCGTGCTGGCGACGGCGAGCGTCCTGGAAGCCCGCCGGCTGGTCCGCAAAGTGGGAGGCAACCGGGTCGTGCGGTTTTGA
- the aroB gene encoding 3-dehydroquinate synthase: MGRRSTPEASDPPPRVAGVVAQRSPQELGRGLSPLRPPPSSASSRRRAIRGTYRSGRGAVYCRFRPQSPPQPRRRHGGQVRSLPRSARHGNRDRVARRAGRPAAGRADSARGPASRRPGRSRSRRVRPDPHRLLPPHCRHPRRPGTGHGQGLTAGGEELFAAENAEQAEANRSAFVVPAGLASTRPRTCVTASPKTLRVALAERGYDIVIGSGTLAGLSAFLRERCDADHAVLVTDSNVDGLFADALGDALVDDGWEVHVLIVEAGEASKSVGIAEDLWNTMLDEGADRTSIVVAVGGGVVGDLAGFVAACFARGLRFFQVPTTLLAQVDSSVGGKVGVNLPEAKNMVGAFWQPAGVLVDVDVLDALPEREYRAGLAEVVKYGVILDEEFFASLERNADAINDRDADVLTAVVERCCRLKADVVEADERETTGLRAVLNYGHTFAHAFEAAGEYGDLLHGEAVAVGMRCAARLARRLGRVDEGFVARQDRLLEALELVFDLPSYDHEEIVELMYHDKKVAQGELRFVLPTRIGHVELVGGVSDADVIAVLQDLAK, encoded by the coding sequence ATGGGAAGGAGGTCGACGCCTGAAGCAAGCGATCCGCCGCCGAGGGTGGCTGGGGTCGTAGCGCAGCGAAGCCCCCAGGAACTCGGCCGGGGACTCTCACCGCTACGCCCCCCGCCATCCTCCGCGTCGTCGCGGCGAAGGGCAATTCGCGGCACTTATCGCTCCGGCAGGGGGGCAGTATACTGCCGGTTTCGCCCGCAATCTCCCCCCCAGCCCCGGCGTCGACATGGCGGACAAGTTCGATCCTTACCGCGAAGCGCTCGTCATGGAAACCGAGACCGAGTGGCCCGCCGAGCAGGACGACCTGCCGCCGGCCGAGCGGATTCGGCTCGAGGCCCTGCTTCACGCCGCCCCGGACGAAGCCGCTCACGTCGAGTACGTCCGGACCCACACCGGCTTTTGCCGCCGCATTGTCGTCACCCCCGCCGACCTGGAACGGGTCATGGCCAAGGGCTGACCGCCGGCGGCGAGGAGTTGTTCGCCGCCGAGAACGCCGAGCAAGCCGAAGCCAATCGCTCCGCGTTCGTCGTGCCTGCGGGATTGGCTTCCACACGACCGAGGACCTGCGTGACCGCTTCCCCCAAGACTCTTCGCGTCGCGCTGGCCGAGCGGGGCTATGACATCGTCATCGGCAGCGGCACGCTCGCAGGGTTGTCGGCGTTTCTGCGCGAGCGGTGCGACGCCGACCATGCGGTGCTCGTCACCGACTCGAACGTCGACGGCCTGTTCGCCGACGCCCTGGGGGACGCCCTGGTCGACGACGGCTGGGAGGTGCACGTCCTGATCGTCGAGGCGGGCGAAGCGAGCAAGTCGGTCGGCATCGCCGAGGACCTGTGGAACACGATGCTCGACGAGGGCGCCGATCGAACGTCGATCGTCGTCGCCGTCGGCGGCGGGGTCGTCGGCGACCTGGCCGGGTTCGTCGCCGCCTGCTTCGCCCGGGGCTTGCGGTTCTTCCAAGTGCCGACGACCCTGCTGGCCCAGGTCGACAGCTCGGTCGGCGGCAAGGTCGGGGTCAACCTGCCCGAGGCCAAGAACATGGTCGGCGCGTTCTGGCAGCCCGCGGGCGTGCTGGTCGACGTCGACGTGCTCGATGCGCTTCCCGAGCGCGAGTACCGCGCGGGGCTGGCCGAGGTCGTCAAGTACGGCGTGATCCTCGACGAGGAGTTCTTCGCCTCCTTGGAGCGGAACGCCGACGCAATCAACGACCGCGACGCCGACGTGCTGACCGCCGTCGTCGAGCGCTGCTGCCGGCTCAAGGCCGACGTCGTCGAGGCGGACGAGCGCGAAACGACGGGCCTGCGGGCCGTGCTCAACTACGGCCACACCTTCGCCCACGCCTTCGAGGCGGCCGGCGAGTACGGCGACCTGCTCCATGGCGAGGCGGTCGCCGTCGGCATGCGGTGCGCCGCCCGCCTCGCCCGGCGACTGGGCCGCGTCGACGAGGGGTTCGTCGCCCGGCAAGATCGGCTGCTGGAGGCGCTCGAGCTCGTGTTCGATCTCCCCTCGTACGATCACGAAGAAATCGTCGAGCTGATGTATCACGACAAGAAGGTCGCCCAGGGGGAACTGCGGTTCGTCCTTCCCACGCGGATCGGGCATGTGGAACTGGTCGGCGGCGTCAGCGACGCGGACGTGATCGCCGTGCTGCAGGACTTGGCGAAGTAA
- a CDS encoding ParA family protein: MRSIAIINQKGGVGKTTTAVNLCSALAASGQRVGLVDLDPQAHASLHLGLGPQRQAPTTYDVLSGDRRLEEIWQAAAENLWVAPAHIDLAAAEVELAGVVGREVILRDELAVCRERFDLLLVDCPPSLGILTLNALSAVDDVFLPLQPHFLALHGLSKLLQTIELVRRRLNERLRLAGVVLCLYESGTRLAAEVAGDVAEYFRTGAAAELWPGARIFETHIRRNIRLAEAPSFEQSIFEYAPASAGAEDYRRLADEVLAFYGLQASANLAAA; this comes from the coding sequence ATGCGATCGATCGCCATCATCAATCAAAAAGGGGGCGTCGGCAAAACGACGACCGCGGTCAATCTCTGCTCCGCCTTGGCCGCCAGCGGGCAGCGGGTGGGACTCGTGGATCTCGACCCGCAGGCGCATGCGTCGCTCCACTTGGGACTCGGGCCGCAGCGGCAGGCGCCGACCACCTACGACGTGCTGTCGGGCGACCGCCGGCTCGAGGAGATCTGGCAGGCGGCCGCCGAGAACCTGTGGGTCGCCCCGGCCCATATCGACCTGGCCGCGGCCGAGGTCGAGCTGGCCGGCGTCGTGGGGCGCGAGGTGATCCTCCGCGACGAGCTGGCCGTGTGCCGCGAGCGGTTCGATTTGCTGCTGGTCGACTGCCCCCCGTCGCTGGGAATCTTGACGCTCAACGCCCTGTCGGCGGTCGACGACGTGTTCCTGCCGCTGCAGCCCCATTTCCTGGCGCTGCACGGGCTGAGCAAACTGCTGCAGACGATCGAGCTGGTGCGGCGGCGGCTCAACGAGCGGTTGCGGCTGGCCGGGGTCGTGCTCTGCCTGTACGAGTCGGGGACGCGCTTGGCGGCCGAGGTGGCCGGCGACGTCGCCGAGTATTTCCGCACCGGGGCGGCCGCCGAACTGTGGCCGGGGGCGCGGATCTTTGAGACGCACATCCGGCGCAATATCCGGCTGGCCGAGGCCCCGAGCTTCGAGCAGTCGATCTTCGAATATGCTCCCGCGTCGGCCGGCGCCGAGGACTACCGCCGGCTGGCCGACGAGGTGCTGGCATTCTACGGCCTGCAAGCGTCGGCGAACCTCGCCGCGGCCTGA
- a CDS encoding BBP7 family outer membrane beta-barrel protein: MGIHRHIQGLLAAAAVLPWGAQVHGQFIPYNQPQQTAPQAQSSYSTPYPAYQAPAAQVPQAPHYGYGQQATSYGQQPQSGQPVAQVAMRPGQPRYAMAMQNGATNGGLSLTPPAESVAPGTPQQAAPMHQGMPMQQTYPPSPAMQPTPMAAETYGGYAPQGGQPGCNCNGSSVYEGYHDGGYAGYGGCSVDGYGACTGYSTYGGGYGPSGHAGALIRPRGCNYWFGGVYGLLMERDSSDKRPLVFAASGLTAGDYPASNQVVLTTRNVDIGYQGGVEFRLGRTFGGYGDPCSGCCSPPCWGLEAVYWTLFEDDAYAQYVQSGTLRVYSMIDPRGLEYNPGLGYRPLRHYFDYAPPVDDYTNGATLDEIRVDLARVRSTFEVQNLEINLLRLPVGCGGPVVAGVAAAGCTGCDAGGCQPCGSCDAPCAGGCGSRFSCVTLCGFRYMQFDESFMYGVNFTNVTAMPNTTGFMNYNARTTNDLYGFQIGSNGMYRIGCKWGIHLGSAFGLYGNDIDVRQYFDSPTGQVRFIQSGDNFDVYASKTDVSMIGELRLGASYQYSCNCRLYGGWRAIGVTGIALATDQIPVAFIDAAQMNNYVNSNGSLILHGLQAGVEWNY; this comes from the coding sequence ATGGGAATTCATCGGCACATTCAGGGGCTGCTGGCCGCTGCGGCCGTGCTGCCCTGGGGGGCGCAGGTTCACGGTCAGTTCATCCCGTACAACCAACCGCAGCAGACCGCGCCGCAGGCGCAGTCGAGCTACTCGACCCCGTACCCGGCGTATCAAGCCCCGGCGGCTCAGGTCCCGCAAGCGCCGCACTACGGCTACGGTCAACAAGCGACGAGCTACGGCCAGCAGCCGCAGTCCGGCCAGCCCGTTGCGCAGGTCGCGATGCGCCCCGGCCAGCCGCGCTACGCGATGGCGATGCAAAACGGCGCGACCAACGGCGGGCTGTCGTTGACTCCCCCCGCTGAGAGCGTGGCGCCCGGCACGCCGCAACAAGCCGCGCCGATGCACCAGGGCATGCCGATGCAGCAGACCTATCCCCCGAGCCCGGCGATGCAGCCGACCCCGATGGCGGCCGAAACGTACGGCGGGTACGCCCCCCAAGGAGGGCAGCCGGGCTGCAACTGCAACGGGTCGAGCGTTTACGAAGGCTACCACGACGGCGGATACGCCGGGTACGGAGGCTGCAGCGTCGACGGCTACGGCGCATGCACCGGGTACTCGACTTACGGCGGCGGCTACGGCCCGAGCGGCCATGCCGGCGCCTTGATTCGTCCGCGCGGATGCAACTACTGGTTCGGCGGCGTGTACGGCCTGCTGATGGAGCGCGACAGCTCCGACAAACGACCGCTGGTGTTCGCCGCCAGCGGCCTGACGGCCGGCGACTACCCCGCGTCCAATCAGGTCGTCCTGACGACCCGCAACGTCGATATCGGATACCAAGGGGGCGTCGAATTCCGCTTGGGCCGGACGTTCGGCGGTTACGGCGATCCGTGCAGCGGCTGCTGCTCGCCACCGTGCTGGGGTCTCGAGGCGGTCTACTGGACCTTGTTCGAGGACGACGCCTACGCCCAATACGTGCAGAGCGGCACGCTGCGCGTGTACTCGATGATCGACCCCCGCGGGTTGGAGTACAACCCGGGCTTGGGCTACCGACCGCTGCGGCACTACTTCGACTACGCCCCGCCGGTGGACGATTACACGAACGGGGCCACCCTCGACGAAATTCGCGTCGACTTGGCCCGGGTTCGCAGCACGTTCGAGGTGCAGAACCTGGAGATCAACCTGCTGCGGCTCCCCGTCGGATGCGGCGGGCCGGTCGTCGCCGGCGTCGCGGCAGCCGGATGCACCGGTTGCGACGCGGGGGGGTGTCAGCCGTGCGGTTCGTGCGACGCCCCGTGCGCCGGCGGCTGCGGGTCGCGGTTTTCGTGCGTCACGCTGTGCGGCTTCCGTTACATGCAGTTCGACGAGAGCTTCATGTACGGCGTGAACTTCACCAACGTCACCGCCATGCCCAACACGACCGGGTTCATGAACTACAACGCCCGGACGACCAACGACCTGTACGGGTTCCAGATCGGCTCGAACGGCATGTACCGCATCGGCTGCAAGTGGGGCATCCACCTGGGCTCGGCCTTTGGGCTGTACGGCAACGACATCGACGTCCGGCAGTATTTCGATTCGCCTACCGGGCAGGTTCGCTTCATCCAGTCGGGCGACAATTTCGACGTCTACGCCTCGAAGACCGACGTCAGCATGATCGGCGAACTGCGGCTGGGCGCCAGCTATCAGTACTCCTGCAACTGCCGGCTGTACGGCGGGTGGCGGGCGATCGGCGTGACCGGCATCGCCCTGGCGACCGATCAGATCCCCGTCGCGTTCATCGACGCGGCCCAAATGAACAACTACGTCAACTCGAACGGCTCGCTGATCCTGCACGGTCTGCAAGCCGGCGTCGAATGGAATTACTAA